From the genome of Sander lucioperca isolate FBNREF2018 chromosome 1, SLUC_FBN_1.2, whole genome shotgun sequence, one region includes:
- the LOC116036609 gene encoding beta-1,3-galactosyltransferase 1-like isoform X1: MQESSASKGEKTPWTRPRRWLCFWILLLVMVPLIMIYSSSPKVSWPLKFWTTHSHSSQSYSNKTTTVHSVSPDAPDGTSAYFVAYPRRYGFVLDEPHRCQQESPFLVLMIPVAPHNREARDIIRNTWGKETTVLGRVVSHYFLLGLSKEQDGTETIKEQVLQESQRHRDILQSDFLDSYNNLTIKTMVMFEWLSSHCPNTSYAMKIDSDIFLNVHNLVDMLLKAPRHLYMTGMVARGAAVLRDPNSKWFLPVSAFPDSRYPPYALGLGYVFSLDLPKKILEASAHVKAVYIEDVYVGLCMRHLGIALTDPPHGSLFRADIPYWVSNCYWTSVITTLLQNSNQLSDVWGTYQTQAQSGC; encoded by the exons ATGCAGGAGAGCTCTGCTTCCAAAGG TGAAAAGACTCCATGGACAAGACCTAGACGATGGTTGTGTTTTTGGATACTGTTACTCGTGATGGTACCGTTAATTATGATCTACAGTTCGAGCCCCAAAGTATCATGGCCTTTGAAGTTTTGGACGACACACTCACATTCAAGCCAATCTTACAGCAATAAGACTACTACAGTCCACAGT GTCTCCCCAGATGCCCCAGATGGCACTTCAGCATACTTTGTTGCGTACCCGCGCCGGTATGGCTTCGTTTTGGACGAACCCCATAGATGTCAGCAGGAAAGCCCATTCTTGGTTCTTATGATCCCAGTCGCACCCCACAACAGAGAGGCCCGTGATATAATCCGCAACACGTGGGGCAAAGAAACTACTGTGCTTGGCAGAGTGGTCAGCCACTACTTCCTGCTGGGACTGTCCAAAGAGCAAGATGGGACAGAAACCATTAAGGAGCAA GTGTTACAAGAAAGCCAGAGACATCGTGATATTCTCCAGAGTGACTTCTTGGACAGCTACAATAACCTCACCATTAAAACCATGGTCATGTTTGAATGGCTCAGCTCCCATTGCCCCAACACCTCCTACGCCATGAAGATTGACTCGGACATCTTCCTCAATGTCCACAACCTCGTTGACATGCTTTTGAAAGCCCCCCGACATCTCTACATGACAGGAATGGTGGCAAGGGGTGCTGCTGTTCTCAGAGACCCTAACTCAAAGTGGTTTCTTCCGGTGTCTGCCTTCCCTGATTCTAGATACCCACCGTATGCCCTGGGACTGGGCTATGTGTTCTCACTGGATTTACCCAAAAAGATACTGGAGGCATCTGCACATGTTAAAGCTGTTTACATTGAAGATGTGTACGTGGGACTGTGTATGAGGCATTTGGGAATCGCACTGACAGATCCTCCTCATGGTAGTTTGTTTAGGGCAGATATACCTTATTGGGTAAGCAACTGTTACTGGACCTCTGTCATTACAACGTTACTACAGAACTCTAACCAACTTTCAGATGTATGGGGAACATACCAGACTCAAGCACAAAGTGGCTGTTAA
- the LOC116036609 gene encoding beta-1,3-galactosyltransferase 2-like isoform X2 translates to MQESSASKGEKTPWTRPRRWLCFWILLLVMVSPDAPDGTSAYFVAYPRRYGFVLDEPHRCQQESPFLVLMIPVAPHNREARDIIRNTWGKETTVLGRVVSHYFLLGLSKEQDGTETIKEQVLQESQRHRDILQSDFLDSYNNLTIKTMVMFEWLSSHCPNTSYAMKIDSDIFLNVHNLVDMLLKAPRHLYMTGMVARGAAVLRDPNSKWFLPVSAFPDSRYPPYALGLGYVFSLDLPKKILEASAHVKAVYIEDVYVGLCMRHLGIALTDPPHGSLFRADIPYWVSNCYWTSVITTLLQNSNQLSDVWGTYQTQAQSGC, encoded by the exons ATGCAGGAGAGCTCTGCTTCCAAAGG TGAAAAGACTCCATGGACAAGACCTAGACGATGGTTGTGTTTTTGGATACTGTTACTCGTGATG GTCTCCCCAGATGCCCCAGATGGCACTTCAGCATACTTTGTTGCGTACCCGCGCCGGTATGGCTTCGTTTTGGACGAACCCCATAGATGTCAGCAGGAAAGCCCATTCTTGGTTCTTATGATCCCAGTCGCACCCCACAACAGAGAGGCCCGTGATATAATCCGCAACACGTGGGGCAAAGAAACTACTGTGCTTGGCAGAGTGGTCAGCCACTACTTCCTGCTGGGACTGTCCAAAGAGCAAGATGGGACAGAAACCATTAAGGAGCAA GTGTTACAAGAAAGCCAGAGACATCGTGATATTCTCCAGAGTGACTTCTTGGACAGCTACAATAACCTCACCATTAAAACCATGGTCATGTTTGAATGGCTCAGCTCCCATTGCCCCAACACCTCCTACGCCATGAAGATTGACTCGGACATCTTCCTCAATGTCCACAACCTCGTTGACATGCTTTTGAAAGCCCCCCGACATCTCTACATGACAGGAATGGTGGCAAGGGGTGCTGCTGTTCTCAGAGACCCTAACTCAAAGTGGTTTCTTCCGGTGTCTGCCTTCCCTGATTCTAGATACCCACCGTATGCCCTGGGACTGGGCTATGTGTTCTCACTGGATTTACCCAAAAAGATACTGGAGGCATCTGCACATGTTAAAGCTGTTTACATTGAAGATGTGTACGTGGGACTGTGTATGAGGCATTTGGGAATCGCACTGACAGATCCTCCTCATGGTAGTTTGTTTAGGGCAGATATACCTTATTGGGTAAGCAACTGTTACTGGACCTCTGTCATTACAACGTTACTACAGAACTCTAACCAACTTTCAGATGTATGGGGAACATACCAGACTCAAGCACAAAGTGGCTGTTAA